In Arachis hypogaea cultivar Tifrunner chromosome 17, arahy.Tifrunner.gnm2.J5K5, whole genome shotgun sequence, a single window of DNA contains:
- the LOC140180754 gene encoding uncharacterized protein: METRKKAYEFSRLRRREGLENVIGVDCEGEERSRSGGLAVLTGNTILAEIASMSQNHIDMIINTKENNDKWRATGFYGCPEAANKHKSWELFNSLSHAYNMPWMIFGDFNQVLQQGDKHGGLPVTYTQTRGFQEALQINELLDLEFVGHAFTWSNNQGGNSNVQERLDRAIANIDWKEAFLHAIVQHLQRYRSDHCPILVDLQGKIERKRRGHIFIFEEVWLGNEGCTEVVKRTWILDSQSMEEKITNCSRTLEEWGKENFGHIPRMIK, translated from the coding sequence ATGGAGACAAGGAAAAAAGCTTATGAGTTTAGTAGATTGAGAAGAAGAGAAGGACTTGAAAATGTGATAGGAGTGGATTGTGAAGGAGAAGAAAGGAGCAGATCAGGCGGGCTTGCAGTGTTAACGGGAAATACAATATTAGCAGAGATTGCATCTATGTCACAAAACCACATAGATATGATAATCAACACAAAGGAGAACAATGACAAATGGAGGGCCACAGGTTTTTATGGTTGTCCAGAAGCTGCAAACAAACACAAATCCTGGGAGCTTTTTAACTCACTCAGTCATGCCTACAACATGCCATGGATGATTTTTGGAGACTTCAACCAAGTTTTACAACAAGGAGACAAGCATGGAGGATTACCAGTCACATACACACAAACTAGAGGTTTTCAAGAAGCACTACAAATTAATGAACTTTTAGATCTTGAGTTTGTAGGTCATGCTTTTACTTGGTCAAACAATCAAGGAGGGAATTCAAATGTACAAGAGAGGTTGGACAGAGCAATTGCAAACATAGACTGGAAGGAAGCTTTCCTACACGCAATTGTACAACACCTTCAACGGTATAGGTCTGATCACTGCCCCATTTTGGTGGACTTGCAAGGAAAGATAGAAAGAAAAAGGAGAGGGCACATTTTCATATTTGAAGAAGTTTGGTTGGGAAATGAAGGTTGCACAGAGGTTGTTAAGAGAACCTGGATCCTAGACAGCCAGTCAAtggaagagaaaataacaaattgCAGCAGAACTTTAGAGGAATGGGGCAAGGAGAACTTTGGACACATCCCaagaatgataaaataa